In Theropithecus gelada isolate Dixy chromosome 13, Tgel_1.0, whole genome shotgun sequence, one DNA window encodes the following:
- the LOC112604882 gene encoding uncharacterized protein FLJ45252 produces the protein MLDCSGSRPLLMESEEEDESCRPPQGKLGGAVAFAPPEVSTEQAKTVQGGRKNQFQALTQPATDGLSEPDVFAIAPFRSSRVPNDDMDIFSKAPFVSKSSVAPSQPEESDVFLRAPFTKKKSMDELTVIQSTSQELPAQTGLLGQTGDIPVPSGRERAVYTSVQTQYSTAGFVQQSNLLSHSVQAADHLDSISPRGSCLESGGHPNDRNKGPQLQKEAVSGPVAGKPFRPQSLSKYSRHYSPEDEPSPEAQPIAAYKIVSQTNKQSIAGSVSITSLSSRTTELPAADPFALAPFPSKSGKKP, from the coding sequence ATGCTGGACTGCAGTGGGTCTCGGCCTCTCCTTATGGAGTCTGAAGAAGAAGATGAGAGCTGCAGGCCCCCCCAGGGGAAGCTGGGAGGAGCCGTTGCATTCGCTCCACCAGAGGTCTCTACTGAGCAAGCAAAGACAGTGCAAGGTGGAAGAAAGAACCAGTTTCAAGCCCTCACACAGCCAGCCACTGATGGGCTCAGTGAGCCAGATGTTTTTGCCATAGCTCCCTTTAGGAGCTCAAGGGTTCCAAATGATGACATGGACATTTTCTCCAAAGCCCCATTTGTCTCCAAGAGCAGTGTGGCTCCTTCCCAGCCAGAGGAGTCGGACGTGTTTTTGAGAGCTCCTTTCACTAAGAAGAAAAGCATGGACGAGTTAACAGTTATCCAGAGCACCTCCCAGGAGCTACCTGCACAGACCGGTCTCCTCGGTCAGACAGGTGACATCCCCGTGCCCTCGGGCCGTGAGAGAGCTGTGTACACCTCTGTCCAAACTCAGTATTCCACAGCTGGTTTTGTGCAACAATCTAACCTCCTCTCCCATTCTGTGCAAGCAGCAGACCATCTGGACAGCATCTCTCCCAGGGGATCCTGCCTGGAATCTGGGGGTCATCCTAATGACAGAAACAAAGGACCTCAGCTccagaaagaagctgtctcaGGCCCCGTGGCTGGCAAACCATTCCGCCCCCAGTCCTTATCCAAGTATTCCCGTCACTATAGCCCAGAAGATGAGCCAAGTCCAGAAGCCCAGCCCATTGCTGCCTACAAAATTGTTTCACAGACCAACAAGCAGTCGATAGCGGGGTCTGTTTCTATCACATCTCTTTCTTCCAGGACTACGGAGCTGCCAGCTGCTGATCCATTTGCTTTAGCACCCTTCCCTTCAAAATCAGGCAAGAAACCCTAG